A region of Thermoleophilia bacterium DNA encodes the following proteins:
- the nifU gene encoding Fe-S cluster assembly scaffold protein NifU — translation MYSEQVMEHFRNPRNVGVIEDADGVGEVGNPVCGDMMRIYIKVKDGVIEDIKFQTLGCGAAVASSSMMTEMAKGKTLDEALKITNDMVAEALGGLPPAKMHCSNLAADGLRAAIEDYMARHGGKAGSDPEGVGK, via the coding sequence ATGTACTCAGAGCAGGTAATGGAGCATTTCCGGAACCCGCGCAACGTGGGCGTGATCGAAGACGCCGATGGGGTAGGCGAAGTCGGAAACCCTGTCTGCGGCGACATGATGCGCATCTACATCAAAGTCAAAGACGGGGTTATCGAGGACATCAAGTTTCAAACTCTGGGATGTGGCGCCGCAGTTGCCTCGTCCAGCATGATGACAGAGATGGCCAAGGGCAAGACTCTAGACGAGGCCTTGAAAATCACCAACGACATGGTGGCGGAGGCCCTTGGCGGTCTGCCACCAGCCAAGATGCACTGTTCTAACCTGGCAGCCGACGGTCTTCGTGCCGCCATAGAGGACTATATGGCCCGTCATGGGGGCAAGGCGGGTAGCGACCCTGAAGGAGTGGGCAAATAG